The following are encoded in a window of Castanea sativa cultivar Marrone di Chiusa Pesio chromosome 9, ASM4071231v1 genomic DNA:
- the LOC142610446 gene encoding RING-H2 finger protein ATL33-like — MEIAPTALLSIEPPPFPASPSSVDLSPLEFVLALIAVVTIPALVYVFFFAVKCPPNPFRSRRYRSNSSETDGHSNVDGVADVIKVEKEGSHASKDVVGSECPVCLMVFAEGEEVKQLSVCKHSFHVPCIDLWLNSHSNCPVCRASVSVKQRSSDASDLV, encoded by the coding sequence ATGGAGATCGCACCCACAGCTCTTCTAAGCATCGAACCACCCCCCTTCCCTGCGTCGCCAAGCAGCGTGGACTTATCCCCTCTTGAATTCGTTCTCGCTCTTATTGCCGTAGTCACCATCCCAGCCTTAGTCTACGTCTTCTTCTTCGCCGTGAAGTGCCCTCCGAACCCTTTTCGAAGTCGAAGATACCGGAGCAACTCGAGCGAGACCGATGGACATAGCAACGTAGATGGGGTTGCAGATGTTATTAAGGTTGAGAAAGAAGGCAGCCACGCTAGTAAAGATGTTGTTGGCAGTGAGTGTCCTGTGTGTTTGATGGTGTTTGCGGAGGGTGAAGAGGTGAAGCAACTGAGTGTGTGCAAGCACTCTTTTCATGTTCCTTGTATTGACTTGTGGCTCAATTCTCATTCTAACTGTCCCGTTTGTCGTGCTTCTGTCTCTGTTAAGCAACGTTCGTCGGATGCATCTGATTTGGTTTGA